The sequence below is a genomic window from Halarchaeum grantii.
CGCGAGTTCGGCGCGCCCGTCCCCGATGGGGAGGAGCGCGACGTGGCCGACGACGGCGTCGCCGTGCCACGCGAGCACGTGCAGGCCGTCGTCGAGGAGGTCGTCGAGCCACGCGCGCAGCCGCGAGTCGGTGGCGGGTGGGAGACCCTGCGCGCGGTCCGTCGGCTCGAACGACGCGTACATCTCGGCGAGCGCGTCGCCCTCGCCCACGTACGTCCGGAGGGCGATGCGGCGGCCGTCGGCGTCCGTGAACCGCACGGGGAGCGCCGGACGCGGCTCGCCGCCGGAGTCGGGTTCGCCGTCGGTTGACACGGGAGACATCACGCGTCCACCTACGCGACCACCGGTGAAAGGACCGCCACCAGTTCCCGGTTTCCGAGAACCGGACGCGGCGCGCGGCGGGAGACGCCGTTCCCGTCGCGACCGGTGGCGCGAGCGAAACCGGCGAGACGTGTCGCGGACGGCCGGTACGTTCTTGCCGGAAAGTCGCATACGGTTGACCGTCCGATGCACGCGATGGGGGAGATTTCGATCTGCTACGTATCGAGCGACGAGTCGGCTGGGGGGCCGACACTCGACGACCTCGACGCCGCGCGCGCGACGCCGGCGGACGTTCCCGTCGACGACGTCGACGCGGTCGTCGCGGACCCGCGACTGGCGGAGACGGACGCGCTCGGGGCGTTGCTCGAGCGGGCGCCGGAGACGCCGTGCGTCGTCGCCGACGCGGACGCCGACCCGCGCGACGTCGAACTCGCGGTTCGAACGGCGGTCCGCGAGGAGTGGACGGGCTACCCGGTTCCGATCGGCGAGTCCGAGCGCCTCGAGCGCCTCGCCGAGTACGACTTCGAGCAGCCGATGTTGAGCGCGCACCTCGACGGGTTGACGACGACGGCGCGCGAGTGCGTGGACGCGCAGGTCGGCTTCGTCGGCGTCGTCGCCGAGCAGGAGGAGGAGTTCCTCACGGCGCAGGGCGTCGAGTGGGAGACGCTCGAGCGCACGGACGCGGTCTGCTCACACGGGATCGTCGGCGACGGCCCGCTCGTCATCGACGACCTCGCTTCGGACCCGCGCGTGAGCTACGAGGCGATCACCGACGAGTACGAGTTCGAGTTCTACGCGGGCGCCCCGCTGACGTCGCCGGACGGCGAGTCGCTCGGGATGCTCTGCGTGATGGACGAAGAGACGCCGGCGTTCGACGAGGAGGACGAGCAGGCCCTCGAGTGGCTCGCCGAGCAGGTGACGCGGTACGTCGAACGGTACGGCCGCGCGAGCTGAGGGCGCGCTACTCGACGTCGAGTTCGAACTGCTCGTTCTCGGCGGCGGCGTTCAGCACGACGGACGTCGAGGAGCCCGTGATGTCGCCGTCGGAGAGTATCTCCTTGATGCGCGCGTTCATCTCGTCCGTGTCGCGGAACTTCCCGATAGCGATGATGTCGAACTCGCCGGTGACCTCGTAGACGGAGGTGAGCTCCTTGATCTCGGTGAGGTGGGCGGTGACGTCCGGGATGGCAGATCCCTCGACGTTGAGCTGGAGGACGGCGGTCACGTCGTAGCCGAGGCGGTCGTAGTCGATGATCGGCGTGTAGCCGGTGACGACGCCCTCCTCTTCGAGGTCCTTCAGGTGATTCGAGACGGTGGTGACGGAGACGTCGAGTTCCTCGGCGAGCGTGCGCAGACTCGCGCGCCCGTTCCCGAGCATCGCGTTGATCAGCTCCGTATCAATATTATCGTATGCCATTATATCCCCTTATCGACTACCGATGTGATTGATTCGTATTGAACTTTCGCTCTTGGACTGACGCGCGTCCGGAAGGAGCGCGTCGTCGCTCGAAAAGTGACCGGTCGGTCGCGATCAGAACCCCCAGACGACGGGGAGCCAGAACGCGACCGTCAGTGCGAGCGCGATTGCGCCGACGAGCGAGACCCAGACACCGGTGCGCGCCATCTGCGGGATGGTGAGGTAGCCGCTAGCGAAGACGACGGCGTTCGGCGGCGTCCCCACAGGGAGGACGAACGCGAACGACGCCGCGAACGCCGCGGTCGTCATCAGCGTCACCGGCGAGACGCCGAGCGAGGGGCCGAGGCTCAGCATCACGGGCATGAAGAGCGTCGCCGTGGCCGTGTTCGAGGTGACGTTCGTGAGCGCGAGGACGACGATGCCGACGAGGAACACGAGCGCGAGGAGATCGAGACCGCCGAGTCCGGCGAGCGCGCCCGCGACGACGTGATCGAGGCCGCTCCGCTGGAAGGCGCTCGCGATCGCGAAGCCGGCACCGAGGAGGAGGAGGACGCCCCACGGGACGCGGGTCGTGTCCTCCCACGCGAGGAGGAACTGGCGCTTCGAGAGGTCGACGGGGACGACGAACGTGAGGACGCCACCGACGACCGCGATGCCGGCGTCGGTGAGCAGGGGCGCGGCGTCCGCGAGGACGAACGGCCGGAGGAGCCAGCCGGCGGCGACGAGGCAGAACACGCCGAGGACGCGACGCTCGCCGCGAGACATCGCCCCCAGTTCGCCGAGTTGCCCTTCGACGGCGGCGACGTCCGCCGGGCCGAGGTCGAGTTCGGGGCGTTCGAGGCGGAGGAGGAGGAGCCACGTCGCGACGAGCATGACGGCGGCGAGCGGGACGCCGGCGAGCATCCAGTCGAGGAAGCCGATTTCGACGCCGAGGGCGGACTCGGCGACGCCGACGAGGACGGCGTTCGGCGGGCTTCCGATGACGGTGGCGATTCCGCCGATGGCGCACGCGTACGCGATACCGAGCATGAGCGCGCGCCCGAACGCGGTCTGCGGGAGCGAGTCGGGGTCGGCCTCGATACCGGGAACGATACCGCCCTCGACGGACGCTTCGGGGCTCGGCGACTGGAGCTGTGAGATGACGGACGCCGCGATGGGCACCATCAGCATCGCGGCGGCGGTGTTCGAGATCCACATGGAGAGGACGGCGGCGGCGAGCATGAACCCGAGGAGCAAGCGCGCGCTCCCGACGCCGACGGCGGTGACGACGGCGAGCGAGACGCGCCGGTGGAGGTCCCAGCGCTCGACGGCGAGCGCGATGCAGAAGCCCCCGAGCAACAGGAAGACGACCGGGTCGGCGTACGAGGTGGACACCGTACCAATCGGTGCTGCGCCGACGACCGGGAAGAGAGCGAGCGGGAGGAGGCTCGTCGCGGGAATCGGGATGGCCTCCGTGACCCACCAGACGACGATCCAACCGGTGACCGCGAGGACGGCGCTCGCGTCCGCCGACACCTCAACCGGGTTCGTCGCGTACAGGAGGGCGAAGCAGAGCGGGCCGGCGAACAGGCCGAGCGTCCGGTACGGCGGGAGGCGAGCGACGGAGTCGCGGAGCGTCGTGCGCACGTGTCGTCAGCC
It includes:
- a CDS encoding GNAT family N-acetyltransferase, with product MSTDGEPDSGGEPRPALPVRFTDADGRRIALRTYVGEGDALAEMYASFEPTDRAQGLPPATDSRLRAWLDDLLDDGLHVLAWHGDAVVGHVALLPIGDGRAELAIFVAHDYQRATIGTHLVETALEYGRERGIERVWLTVERRNHAARRLYESVGFREVASGAEHEFERDL
- a CDS encoding GAF domain-containing protein; this translates as MHAMGEISICYVSSDESAGGPTLDDLDAARATPADVPVDDVDAVVADPRLAETDALGALLERAPETPCVVADADADPRDVELAVRTAVREEWTGYPVPIGESERLERLAEYDFEQPMLSAHLDGLTTTARECVDAQVGFVGVVAEQEEEFLTAQGVEWETLERTDAVCSHGIVGDGPLVIDDLASDPRVSYEAITDEYEFEFYAGAPLTSPDGESLGMLCVMDEETPAFDEEDEQALEWLAEQVTRYVERYGRAS
- the lrp gene encoding HTH-type transcriptional regulator Lrp, with protein sequence MAYDNIDTELINAMLGNGRASLRTLAEELDVSVTTVSNHLKDLEEEGVVTGYTPIIDYDRLGYDVTAVLQLNVEGSAIPDVTAHLTEIKELTSVYEVTGEFDIIAIGKFRDTDEMNARIKEILSDGDITGSSTSVVLNAAAENEQFELDVE
- a CDS encoding SLC13 family permease; this encodes MRTTLRDSVARLPPYRTLGLFAGPLCFALLYATNPVEVSADASAVLAVTGWIVVWWVTEAIPIPATSLLPLALFPVVGAAPIGTVSTSYADPVVFLLLGGFCIALAVERWDLHRRVSLAVVTAVGVGSARLLLGFMLAAAVLSMWISNTAAAMLMVPIAASVISQLQSPSPEASVEGGIVPGIEADPDSLPQTAFGRALMLGIAYACAIGGIATVIGSPPNAVLVGVAESALGVEIGFLDWMLAGVPLAAVMLVATWLLLLRLERPELDLGPADVAAVEGQLGELGAMSRGERRVLGVFCLVAAGWLLRPFVLADAAPLLTDAGIAVVGGVLTFVVPVDLSKRQFLLAWEDTTRVPWGVLLLLGAGFAIASAFQRSGLDHVVAGALAGLGGLDLLALVFLVGIVVLALTNVTSNTATATLFMPVMLSLGPSLGVSPVTLMTTAAFAASFAFVLPVGTPPNAVVFASGYLTIPQMARTGVWVSLVGAIALALTVAFWLPVVWGF